One genomic segment of Coffea arabica cultivar ET-39 chromosome 6e, Coffea Arabica ET-39 HiFi, whole genome shotgun sequence includes these proteins:
- the LOC140009193 gene encoding uncharacterized protein codes for MSEIDKFDCFDLFYMSTGLLFSPCRYWKLSLMVHPDKCSHPQAHQAFVKLNKAFKDLQDPDKRKALDEKIKLKEEQEEFKAELKAMKEAAHRKRLQEA; via the exons ATGTCTGAGATTGAcaaatttgattgttttgacTTGTTTTATATGTCAACTGgtcttcttttttctccttgTAGGTACTGGAAATTGTCCCTCATGGTACATCCGGACAAATGCTCTCATCCACAGGCCCACCAAGCATTTGTGAAGTTAAACAAGGCTTTTAAAGACTTGCAGGATCCAGATAAA CGAAAAGCATTGGATGAGAAAATAAAGCTCAAAGAGGAACAAGAGGAATTCAAG GCGGAATTGAAAGCAATGAAAGAAGCTGCACACCGGAAACGTTTACAAG